From a single Budorcas taxicolor isolate Tak-1 chromosome X, Takin1.1, whole genome shotgun sequence genomic region:
- the UBE2A gene encoding ubiquitin-conjugating enzyme E2 A produces the protein MSTPARRRLMRDFKRLQEDPPAGVSGAPSENNIMVWNAVIFGPEGTPFEDGTFKLTIEFTEEYPNKPPTVRFVSKMFHPNVYADGSICLDILQNRWSPTYDVSSILTSIQSLLDEPNPNSPANSQAAQLYQENKREYEKRVSAIVEQSWRDC, from the exons ATGTCCACCCCGGCTCGGCGGCGTCTCATGAGGGACTTCAAGAG GTTACAGGAGGATCCTCCTGCCGGAGTCAGCGGGGCTCCGTCCGAGAACAACATCATGGTTTGGAACGCGGTCATTTTTGG GCCTGAAGGGACCCCGTTTGAGGATG GAACCTTTAAGCTTACAATAGAATTCACTGAGGAATATCCAAATAAGCCACCGACGGTTAGATTTGTCTCTAAGATGTTCCATCCAAATG TCTATGCAGATGGTAGCATATGTCTGGACATACTTCAGAACCGTTGGAGTCCAACCTATGATGTGTCTTCCATTTTAACATCCATACAG TCTCTACTGGATGAACCCAATCCCAATAGTCCAGCAAATAGCCAGGCTGCTCAGCTGTACCAGGAGAACAAGCGGGAGTATGAAAAACGTGTTTCTGCGATAGTAGAACAGAGCTGGCGTGACTGTTGA
- the LOC128070329 gene encoding anaphase-promoting complex subunit 10-like — MTTPNKTPPGADPKQLERTGTVREIGSQAVWSLSSCKPGFGVDQLQDDNLETYWQSDGSQPHLVNIQFRRKTTVKTCIYADYKPDESYTPSKISVRVGNNFHNLKEIRQLELVKPSGWIHVPLTDNHKKPIRTFMIQIAILANHQNGRDPHMRQIKIYTPVEESSIGKFPRCTTIDFMMYRSIR; from the coding sequence atgaccacACCAAACAAGACACCTCCTGGTGCTGACCCTAAGCAGTTGGAAAGGACTGGAACAGTACGGGAAATTGGGTCACAAGCTGTTTGGTCACTCTCGTCTTGTAAACCAGGATTTGGAGTGGATCAATTACAAGATGACAATCTAGAAACTTACTGGCAATCAGATGGATCCCAGCCTCATTTAGTGAACATAcaattcagaagaaaaacaacagtGAAGACATGTATTTATGCGGATTACAAACCTGATGAAAGCTACACTCCAAGCAAGATCTCAGTCAGAGTAGGAAATAATTTTCACAACCTTAAAGAAATTCGGCAACTTGAATTGGTGAAACCAAGTGGCTGGATTCACGTTCCCTTAACTGATAATCATAAGAAGCCAATTCGTACATTCATGATACAGATTGCCATTCTAGCCAATCACCAAAATGGAAGAGATCCCCACATGagacaaattaaaatatacacaccaGTGGAAGAGAGCTCCATTGGTAAATTTCCTAGATGTACAACTATTGATTTCATGATGTATCGCTCAATAAGGTGA
- the NKRF gene encoding NF-kappa-B-repressing factor — translation MAGGRLLLGGDFLSPPPLPPLPPPPPPPLPPPPPEPVLEQWRYSHESDWQWALRRSFICRHLHSYPGAALDQLLALSAAWTNHVFLGCRYSPRLMEKILQMAEGIDIGEMPSYDLMLSKASKGQKRHLSTCDGQNPPKKQAGSKFHVRPRFEPVHFVASSSKDERQEDPYGPQTKERNEQTHFANMPRDIYQDYTQDSFSIQDGNSQYCDSSGFIFTKDKPVTANMYFDSGNPAPSSTSQQADSQSPPEPSPSQTFPESVVAEKQYFIEKLTATIWKNLSNPEMTSGSDKINYTYMLTRCIQACKTNPEYIYAPLKEIPPADIPKNKKLLTDGYACEVRCQNIYLTTGYAGSKNGSRDRATELAVKLLQKRIEVRVIRRKFKHTIGEDLVVCQIGMPSYDFPPALKPPEELVVLAKDASGQPIFNASAKHWTNFILTENANDAIGILNNSASYNKMSVEYKYEMMPNRTWRCRVFLQDHCLAEGYGTKKTSKHAAADEALKILQKTQPTYPSVKSSQCQTGSSPRGSGKKKDIKDLVVYENSSNPVCTLNDTAQFNRMTVEYVYERMTGLRWKCKVILESEVIAEAVGVKKTVKYEAAGEAVKTLKKTQPTVINNLKKGAIEDVISRNEIQGRSAEEAYKQQIKEDNIGNQLLRKMGWTGGGLGKSGEGIREPISVKEQHKREGLGLDVERVNKIAKRDIEQIIRNYARSESHTDLTFSTELTNDERKQIHQIAQKYGLKSKSHGVGHDRYLVVGRKRRKEDLLDQLKQEGQVGHYELVMPQAN, via the exons ATGGCTGGCGGACGTCTGCTGTTGGGGGGCGACTTCCTGTCGCCGCCGCCGCTACCCcccctcccgccgccgccgccgccgcccctcccgccgcccccgcccgagCCAGTGCTGGAGCAGTGGCGCTATAGCCACGAAAGTGACTGGCAGTGGGCTCTGCGGCGCAGCTTCATCTGTCGGCACCTGCACAGTTATCCCGGGGCTGCCCTAGACCAGCTCCTCGCGCTCTCCGCTGCCTGGACCAACCACGTTTTCTTGGGCTGCAG GTACAGCCCACGCTTGATGGAAAAAATTCTCCAAATGGCTGAAGGTATTGATATTGGGGAGATGCCTTCATATGATCTGATGCTGTCCAAGGCCTCCAAAGGTCAAAAACGTCACCTCTCAACATGTGATG GTCAAAATCCTCCTAAAAAGCAAGCCGGTTCCAAATTCCATGTGAGACCTCGTTTTGAGCCTGTACATTTTGTAGCTAGTAGTTCAAAAGATGAAAGACAGGAAGATCCTTATGGCCctcaaacaaaagagagaaatgaacaaaCACATTTTGCCAACATGCCAAGAGACATCTACCAAGATTATACTCAAGACTCTTTCAGTATACAAGATGGGAACTCTCAGTATTGTGATTCATCAGGATTTATTTTCACAAAAGACAAGCCTGTCACAGCCAACATGTATTTTGACAGTGGGAACCCTGCCCCCAGCAGCACATCACAGCAGGCAGACTCTCAGTCACCTCCTGAGCCTTCACCATCACAGACATTTCCTGAGTCAGTGGTAGCTGAGAAGcagtattttattgaaaaattaacAGCAACTATCTGGAAGAACCTTTCTAATCCAGAGATGACATCTGGATCTGATAAAATTAATTACACCTATATGTTAACTCGTTGTATTCAGGCATGTAAGACAAATCCTGAATATATATACGCTCCTTTAAAAGAAATCCCTCCTGCTGACAtccccaaaaataaaaaacttctaACAGATGGTTATGCCTGTGAAGTTAGATGCCAGAACATCTACTTAACTACAGGCTATGCTGGCAGCAAGAATGGGTCCAGGGATCGAGCTACTGAGCTAGCTGTAAAACTCTTGCAGAAACGTATTGAAGTTAGGGTTATCCGAAGGAAATTCAAGCACACAATTGGAGAGGACCTTGTGGTATGTCAGATTGGCATGCCTTCATATGACTTTCCTCCAGCTCTGAAACCACCAGAAGAGCTGGTGGTGCTGGCTAAAGATGCTTCTGGGCAGCCGATTTTTAATGCTTCCGCCAAACACTGGACCAATTTTATCCTTACAGAAAATGCAAACGATGCAATTGGTATCCTTAACAATTCTGCCTCATACAACAAAATGTCTGTTGAATACAAATATGAGATGATGCCAAATCGTACATGGCGTTGTCGAGTATTTTTGCAAGATCACTGCTTAGCTGAAGGTTATGGAACcaaaaaaacaagtaaacatGCAGCTGCTGATGAGGCtttgaaaatccttcaaaaaaCACAGCCCACTTATCCATCTGTCAAAAGTTCGCAGTGCCAAACAGGCTCTTCACCCAGGGGATCTGGAAAGAAGAAAGACATAAAGGATCTTGTAGTTTATGAGAATTCTTCCAATCCTGTGTGCACGCTGAATGACACAGCTCAGTTTAACCGAATGACAGTTGAATATGTCTATGAAAGAATGACAGGCCTCCGATGGAAATGCAAGGTGATTCTCGAGAGTGAAGTAATTGCAGAAGCAGTTGGAGTGAAGAAAACTGTCAAATATGAAGCTGCAGGGGAAGCTGTGAAAACCCTCAAAAAGACCCAACCGACTGTCATTAACAATTTGAAGAAAGGAGCTATTGAAGATGTGATTTCCAGAAATGAAATTCAGGGCCGCTCAGCAGAGGAGGCTTATAAACAGCAAATCAAAGAAGATAACATTGGAAATCAGCTGCTGAGAAAGATGGGTTGGACGGGTGGTGGTTTGGGTAAATCTGGTGAGGGCATTCGGGAGCCAATCTCTGTCAAAGAGCAGCATAAGCGGGAAGGGCTTGGTCTTGATGTAGAGAGGGTAAATAAAATTGCCAAGAGAGATATTGAACAGATCATCAGAAACTATGCCCGCTCCGAGAGCCACACGGATTTAACTTTCTCTACAGAGCTGACTAATGATGAGCGGAAGCAAATTCATCAGATCGCCCAGAAGTATGGTCTTAAGAGTAAGTCTCATGGGGTGGGCCACGACAGATACCTGGTGGTAGGAAGAAAAAGACGGAAGGAGGACTTACTCGACCAGCTCAAACAGGAAGGCCAAGTGGGGCATTATGAGCTGGTGATGCCTCAAGCAAATTGA